The nucleotide sequence CGTTTATTAGGTTGATATGTACGTTTACTCATGTTTCCTCCTTCATTTTACTTTAATATTAAGAATATAAGCGTGTTAATATTATACAATAAAAGATTTTTTTAATAAATGCAAACTTTAAATAACTAAAAGTGCTATACTGTAGCGTTAAAAATTAGAATTATACTTTTAAAAACAGGTTTAAAAGTGTATAATTTGAAAGAAAGTTAGAGGTCTTATGTTGGATATAAAATATGTTTTAAGTAACGTCGATAAAGTTAAAAAAGGTTTACAAAAACGCAGGTTTGATATGAGCTTTTTTGATAAATTTTTAAATTTAGCAAAGCAAAGAGGTCAAAGCATGTCTGACGCACAAAATGCAAAAAGCAAACTCTCACAGCTTTCTAAACAATTTCAATTTTATAAGAATGATAAAATAAGACTAGAGCAACTAAAACAAGAAATTGTTAAAATCAAGCAAGATGAAGTAAATTTAAATCAACATGCAAATAGTTTAAACACTAAAATTAATGAGATGTTATTGTCAATTCCCAATCTTCCTTTAGATTCTGTACCAGTTGGTTCGGACGAAAATGATAATCAAGTTTTATATGAATTTGCTAATTTAGGTCGTGGTTTAGTTAAGGATATCAAGCCGCATTATGAAATTGCTAAAGACTTAGACATTATAGACATTGAACGAGCGGTTAAGTTATCTGGTTCGCGTTATGTTATTTATAAAAATCAAGGCTCTAAATTAGTGCGTGCTTTAATTAATTTTATGTTAGATTTACACACTTCTAAAGGTTATCAAGAATTTAATACGCCTGTAATAGTTAAAGAGCATATTTTATATGGTACTGGACAGTTGCCAAAATTTGTTGATGATTTATATAAAATCAGCGGCGCTAATGAGTATTTAATTCCCACTGCCGAAGTTACATTAACTAATATTTATAACAATGAAATTATTGATTTATCTACTACATTTAAAGCTACGGCATATACGGAATGTTTTCGTTCTGAAGCAGGTAGTTCTGGTAAGGATACCAAAGGGATTTTAAGACAGCACCAATTTAAAAAAATAGAATTAGTTAAAATAACTAATAAGGATGTTGCTTGAGATGAGTATTTAAAAACAGTTGATGATGCGCGCAGCGTTTTAGAGGCGTTAGAAATTCCATATCGTGCAGTTATCTTGTGTGGCGGAGATTTAGGATTTTCATCTATGTTTACAACTGATTTAGAATTATGACTTCCATCCGAACAACGCTATCGAGAAGTGTCTAGTGTTAGTTATTTTGGTGATTTTCAAGCACGTCGTGCGATGATTCGTTATCGTGATGCAGAATCAAAAGTACACTATGCACACACTATAAATGGATCTGGGTTAGCGGTTGACCGTGTTATTGCCGCGTTATTGGAAATTTATCAAAATCCAGATGGAAGCATTTCGATTCCTACTGTGTTGCAACCATATATGAATGGAGCAAGATTTATTAAATAATGCATTTTGAACCTTATGTTTTTGCTTTTGATTTAGACGGAACTTTACTTCAAAAAGATAATAGTGTGCATTCTTATACTCTTGAAATAATGCAAAAAATACAACAATCTGGACACATTAATGTAATTGCTACTGGGCGCGGAGTAGCTAAAACCTTACCCTTGCTAAATAATAAAACTATTGATTATGTTGACTACTTAGTATGCTCTAATGGTAGTTGTATTTATGATGTTAAAAAACAAACTACTTATATAATTAATACTTTAGATAAGGCAATTTTTCCTTATATGCGTAAAATTGCATTAGATCATAAATTGATTATAACAATTGATTCTGCTGATTATAATGCGACCGCATTACCTGATAATAAAGTGCCTGCCTGAATGACTGATGCCAATATAATGGATATGAATATTTTTAATCAAATTAATCTTGATCAAATGCAAGAGATAGTTGATTTATCTCGAACTAAACTAACTCAAATTGCGTTACGTAATCCATTAAATCAAGCAAAACAGATTACTGATTTAACTAGGGTAATGTTGAAAAAATTTGATTGTAATATTTATCTTACTAATTCTATTTATACTGATGTTAACCCAATTAACACATCTAAGTTAATTGGGATTGAATATGTTTTGAATTTATTGAATTTAACTACAAATAACTTAATTGCCTTTGGTGATAGTGGTAATGATATTGAAATGGTTTTAAAAGCCAAAATTGGCGTAGCGATGCAAAATGCTACTAGTGATTTGATTAAAGTTGCTGATGTGATAATTGGTAATCATAATAGCGCAACAATCGGCGAATACTTAGAAAAATATATAACAAAAACACAAGGTTAATCTTTCTTGTGTTTTTGAATGCTCTTTAAGCTAATTTTGAGAAATTTTTAGTTCTATATTGTCTATAAAAAAATGCTGTTGATAAACTTTATCAGAATTTACTGATTAATAAATGAATGTTAATAATTGAGTGTTTGAATTCAAGGAAATTTTGTGAATTTATTATGAGTATCACTACTAGTGTTTTTGAATTTTTTGTTATTTGCTATTTAATAACAAAAAGTTGAATAATTAGGTTTGTTATTTTTCCTATTAATACCAAAACCACCGATTTCTGCTTATTCTTTTAAACCTAGCAAATTTGTGTTATTTTATTTTTGTATGATAATATATGCTTTAGTTTTATCAGATATCAATTAATCAATTATATCTGTTTTTTACTAAGGAATTTTTGTAGAGATCTTCTTATATTTGTGATTTTGTTTCTTTTGTTTGTTGTAGGTTGTTATTTGTGGTTGAATTTTCAGCGGGTTGGCTTGCTTGTGTTTGTTCTGAATTTCCTTGGTTTTGTTCGCTAGTTTGAGTATTGGTGTTTGATGTCTCAGAACTTGCGGAAGTTTGGGTTGTGTTTGTTTTTTGCTCAGTAGTTGTTTTACTGCTGTTTTGTGTTTGATTTGTATTTTCTGCTGGTGCAGGTTGACTTGTGCTGTCGGTAGGGTTTGAAGTTTGATTTGTTGTATTCTTATTTGTTTTTGTTGGTTGATTGTTGATGCTTTTTGATGTTTGTGGTTTTGTTATGTTATGTAAAGTAATAATTTGTTTCATTGCGGGCGCTTCGGGCATTCCAACGATTTTGTATATAAAGGTTAATGTTTTAGTTTCTTCGTCTCAAGTTGAATTTGTAAACTTAACATTATTTTGATTAATTGGTTGTCCATCATTTGATAACCAATTAATGTTTAAACCATTTTTTATTATAAAGAATTGATTGTCTTCTTTATTTCCGCCTGTTGCAATACCAAATGTAGAAGTTGTGCGATACCTTTGTATACCTGGAAAAACACCATTTTTAGCTTTTAGTCTTTCTTGGATTTTATCGTATATTGTTTGGTCGCTGATATTTTCTTTTCTAATTAATGGATTTGAATAATCCACCTGTTTAGCAGTATCGGGGTTCAAATTTGCTTGGATTTCTGCTTTAAAGTCAGTTAATGTATTCTTTAAAGTTTTTGTAGCATTTTTTAATTCTTCCACGGTTGCGTTGGTTTTATTTATTTCTTGTTCTGCGGTTCGATAATTTTCGGGAAATTCTTTAACTTTTTGATAAAAAATTCTATAGTTAAGTTCATCGGTATCTGGTAAATTAAAGTTTTTAGCTTCTTTAATAACCATTAACAATGCTAATTTAGCATCTAAAAGTTCTTCTTTGTGAGGTTGTAAATTTTTAATATCATTTTTAACAGCGTTAAAAGTTTGTTCTAATGAATTGTTAAAATTAATTAATTCATTAATTGTCTTATTTTGATCTAATACATCATTTACTTGTTTTACCTGATCCATTAATTTCTTCTTATTCACTGAATCTTGGCTGTCTGAAAGAAAATTCGCATAACTATTTACTAATGTTTTTAATTCATTAAGTTTGTTTTTAAAGTGCTTTAAAAGTTCTGTTTGATATGTTGTTTCATCTACTGTTTGAAGAACGTCTTTATATTCTTTTTCTAAATTATTAAATATTTTGTTTAGTTTATCAACAGAGAATTGAAAGTTTTGAATAAATTCTGTAAGTTGACTAAGTTTATTCATCAAATCCTTAACGGATTGCATTTGTGCAAAATCATTGTTTAATTTGTTGTATTTTGGTGAATTAGAATTAAGTTTATTAACTATGTCGTTAAATTGACTAATTAAAGTGTTGGTGTTAGTGATCTTAGTTTGCAAATTATTTAAACTATTCTTAGCGATATCTAAATTTACGTTTGGATTATTAAATAAATCGCTTGTAGTAATTGAAGCATTTTGAGCCTCATTTAAACTATTATCAATTAAACTGTTCGCATCTAATTCTGAATCCTCATGTAGTTTAGCTACTATATCTTTAAGTTGTTCAAAATTAGTCATCGTAACTTTGAATTGTTGTAGCAAATCTTTCTTTTGTGGATTGGTGTTGTTATTTTTTGATACTTCTCCACATGCTATAGTGAGAGCCGGTGTAAAAAAACTTATTGAAGCGGTTGTTATTAAAAATAGTTTCTTAAATTTATTAGTCATATAATAATTCTAATAAATTATTTTTATTGTTTAAGTAAATAAAAGGATTTTGTGCACACATTTTGAATTTTTAGTTTGATATGGAATTTGATGTTTAAAAGTTATCTAAATAGATTAAAAAATTTATAAATAAAACGTTTTTTAATTATTTTCATTTATTTTAATTTGCTTTTCTTTTATTACAAAAAATAAAATTAGTAAGAAAAACTTTAAGATAAAAAGTGTGATTAAAGTGTCAAAATTACAATATGATTTTTCAAAAAAATGTATATGTTAATATTAACAAAATCTTTAAACTAACAAGATTATTTTTAATTTCTTTTTGCATTTCATCTATATTGTTTATTTAGTTTTTTAAATTTCTAATTGAATGAGATTAACATAAATGTAGCAAATAATGGCATCTTACTTTTTTTAAGTATTTTATTAACTTACTTCTGTGGGGGACTTTAACTTTGTTAGTGTTCCGTTCCTTTTGTTAATTGCAAGGTCATAAAATTTTTAAATTTGTGTTGTTTGACTGTTTTATTATTTAAATTTCAAAAAGTTAAAACCGGGTGATTTTGATAGAAATCTTTTAACATCTTAAATAAATTAACTCTTTCAATAAGTGTGCATTGCTACTAAATTCACCACAATAATAAAATCAAAAAGTGTCTCACAAATAAACTTTTTAAAACTTTGTTCGTTAATGTTGACTAAAAATGAGTTTTCGTTAATGATAAAAATTAATCTATCATAGAAATCAATAAATCTTCATTTTTTGTTATGTGTTATTCCTTTATTTACTTCTTCAACCATATCATCTAAAAATGGCAAACACATGTTGATCATCTCTTGTTGGTGTGGTTTAATTTCGCGGATGTATGCCTTTAAGAAATTAAGAAAGTGGCTAAAACTTATTAAATTTTCAAGGTATGTATTAGTAAGAAAGGTTGAATATAATGTATCTAAGTTATCAACGAAATCATCACATCAGATGTTGTCTAATTGACACATTTCATCATTAATTTCTAAATTTAAACGACTTTTTAACTTTGATGTATTAATTGCTAATAATTGTTTTAATACTCCATCGCATAAAAATGTTTTTGAAAAATTGCGTTCAAATTCACTGCTTTCGGTTTTGCTACACATCAAAAAGAGCGATTGGTATAAATCAGAGAGTTCGTTTTCTTTGAATATTTTCTTAATTGTTTTTTGTTGGTTCTGAATAAGTCTTTTAATTCTTTTCAGGTTGCTAATGTATTCATAATAAAAAATCCTTCTATTAGTTAAATCTAAGTAATTAGACTTGTTTAATAAAAGGATTAATTGTGTTTAATTTAATGTCTGATGGTAATATATAATAATGTATATCATAATTATTAAATAGTTGTTTAATAAAACAACTATAGAAAGGAGGTAATATGTTTAGTAATAAAAAGCCAAATGATCAAAGATCAGATGTTAAAAACCCTAATAATAGTGATTTTAAGAAAAATAATGATAATAGATCAAATCAAATAAATCCTAATCACAAACAATCAAAATAAACTATTAGGATTTATTGTCTTTTTTTGAAAGAGAGACAAATTTGAACCCAAAACAACATTATTTTATTTTAATTTTATAATGTTGTTTTGGGTTTTTTGTAATAATAGCATTGTATTTTTCATTAACTTTTTATATACATTATTATATATTATTATAATATAAAAATTTAATATTATTAAATTTACTATTTATTTTGCAAATTATCTAAGTAAACTATTCACACTTATTAAAACACAAAAAAGTTATATTATAATAGTAATATGAATAAACTTTTGACTACATTTTTTTCTAAAAATCAACTTGATAAATTAACAAAAACCGAATTAAATTTAATTAATTATGCTTCTAACTACCCTGAAGAATTTTATAAGTGTTCTATTAAACAGTTAGCAAATAAGGTAGATATCTCGATGTCGGTGATTTCAAAGCTTGTTAAAAAATTAAATTTTGATTCGCTAAAAGATATGCAATTTTTTGTGTATCATAATTTTCTAAATACAGATATTAAAAACACCGAAAATATTGATTATCAAAAGATAATATTAAAACAATTATTTTTGTTTTACCGCGAATCAATTTCAAAAACCTCACATTTAATTGATTTAAATCAAATAAATAGAGCAATTAACAGTATTTTAGATAGCGAACGAATTTATTTATATGGTGCTGGTTCCTCTTATTTATCTGCCTCTGAATTGGGTATTAATTTAGCAAAAATCGGAATTAACGCAATAGCGTTTCGCGATTTTCATTCTTTATTATTAACAAGTAGTCAAAAAGATATTAAAAATAAATTAGTCATTTTATTTTCTAAATCATGTGATACTAAAGAAATTAAATTTGCAATTGAACTCTTTGTACTGTATAAAATCAAATTTTGATTGATAACAGCAAACAAACAAATTAAAAATAAATTAGACAATGTTATACTATATTCAACTTTGGAACAAAATAGAAGATTTGTTTCTATTTCATCTAAAATCAATCAACAATTTATTGCTGATTTACTCTTTTTGTTTATTCAGCGCAATAAAGTTTCAGATTTTGAAGCAAAATATGCTGAAAATATTAAAGTTTTAGAATTTTGAAATAAAAAATAATTTTCTAATATTTTAAAAAATATCAAAATTTTTTTCTTTTGCTTCTTATGTATTGTATTAAAGGTTAAAATACAAATACAGGAGGATAAATGCAAGTATTTAAAACTGAATATATTTTTGAAGCAGAAAATTTTCACACCAAAGAAGATGTATTAAATTTTATCGCTTCTAAAGCAGTTCAACTATCACTAAGCGAGTCAAAAGATGTAGTTTTGAAAGCATTAATACAAAGAGAAAATGAATTTTCAACCGGGATGGAAAAGGGTTTTGCGATTCCACATTGTCAATCCGATGCAATTAAACGGCCTGCTTTATTCTTTATTAGATCAACCAATGCTTTAAAGTGGCAAACATTTGATCAAAGTGATGTTAAATATATGTTTGTAATCTTAATTCCAAAAGAAAATAAAGATAATCTACATATGCAAACTTTAACTAAAGTTTCAACTATTTTATTGAATGAAAATCTTATAAATATTCTAAAAACTTCGATTGATAAAAATGAAATTTATCAACTAATTAGTTTGTTTATAAATGAAGAGAAAAATAATATAAATTCAGTTATATCAGGTAAAAAAGTAGTGGGTATTACTTCTTGTGCTGTAGGTATTGCACATACATATTTATCTGCCGAAACTTTGACCAAAAAATTGATAGAACTTGGATATCAACCAAAAATTGAAACACGTGGTTCGGTAGGAGTTCAAAATCAACTTACAAACCAAGACATTGCTGAAGCAGAATTTGTTATTATTGCTTCAGATGTAAAGATTCCGTTAGATGAGTTTAATAACAAAAAAGTTTATGTTACTTCTACGAAAGAAGCTATCCACAAAACCGAAGAAGTAATTAACAAAGCATTAAAATCACCAGTTTTTTATAGTAATAACAAAGTAGAAAAAACATATGATACTACTAAACAAGGTATTTTAAAACATATTATTAAAGGAATTTCATATATGATTCCATATGTTATTTTTGGTGGGATAATGATTGCTATTTCCTTAGGTTTAGGAAAAAGTATTTATGGAAATAATACTGAAGCACCAAAAGGTGATTTCTTGTGATGGTTATTGCAAATAGGAGTTGTTTCATTTACTCTAATGATTGGTGCTTTAGGTGCTTATATAGCATATTCTATTGCCGGCCGAGCAGAGCATTAATGCCCGCTTTTGTTGTAAGCTTTATAGCGAATAAAAGTGATTTATTTTTTAGTATCGGAGGAATTTCAGCGGTTACACCATTAGGGTTTATTGGGAGTATACTTTTTGGACTACTTATCGGTTATACAGTAAAATGGTTAACATCATTTAGGATACAAAAATCTATTAGTGCTATTATACCAATGTTTGTTATACCAATTGGAGTGACTTTATTTTATTCATTAATTGTAATTTTTGTAGTGGGTGCTCCAATTGGTTATGTTATGGATAAATTTATTGCCGCGTTAAAAACTGTATTTACCAGCGATAATAATATAGGAATTTGAATTGCACTACTATTGGGTATTTTATTAGGTGCAATGGCTGGTTTTGATATGGGTGGTCCCATTAATAAAGTTGCTTTTTTAACATCAA is from Mycoplasmopsis mustelae and encodes:
- the serS gene encoding serine--tRNA ligase, translating into MLDIKYVLSNVDKVKKGLQKRRFDMSFFDKFLNLAKQRGQSMSDAQNAKSKLSQLSKQFQFYKNDKIRLEQLKQEIVKIKQDEVNLNQHANSLNTKINEMLLSIPNLPLDSVPVGSDENDNQVLYEFANLGRGLVKDIKPHYEIAKDLDIIDIERAVKLSGSRYVIYKNQGSKLVRALINFMLDLHTSKGYQEFNTPVIVKEHILYGTGQLPKFVDDLYKISGANEYLIPTAEVTLTNIYNNEIIDLSTTFKATAYTECFRSEAGSSGKDTKGILRQHQFKKIELVKITNKDVAWDEYLKTVDDARSVLEALEIPYRAVILCGGDLGFSSMFTTDLELWLPSEQRYREVSSVSYFGDFQARRAMIRYRDAESKVHYAHTINGSGLAVDRVIAALLEIYQNPDGSISIPTVLQPYMNGARFIK
- a CDS encoding HAD-IIB family hydrolase, which codes for MHFEPYVFAFDLDGTLLQKDNSVHSYTLEIMQKIQQSGHINVIATGRGVAKTLPLLNNKTIDYVDYLVCSNGSCIYDVKKQTTYIINTLDKAIFPYMRKIALDHKLIITIDSADYNATALPDNKVPAWMTDANIMDMNIFNQINLDQMQEIVDLSRTKLTQIALRNPLNQAKQITDLTRVMLKKFDCNIYLTNSIYTDVNPINTSKLIGIEYVLNLLNLTTNNLIAFGDSGNDIEMVLKAKIGVAMQNATSDLIKVADVIIGNHNSATIGEYLEKYITKTQG
- a CDS encoding MurR/RpiR family transcriptional regulator → MNKLLTTFFSKNQLDKLTKTELNLINYASNYPEEFYKCSIKQLANKVDISMSVISKLVKKLNFDSLKDMQFFVYHNFLNTDIKNTENIDYQKIILKQLFLFYRESISKTSHLIDLNQINRAINSILDSERIYLYGAGSSYLSASELGINLAKIGINAIAFRDFHSLLLTSSQKDIKNKLVILFSKSCDTKEIKFAIELFVLYKIKFWLITANKQIKNKLDNVILYSTLEQNRRFVSISSKINQQFIADLLFLFIQRNKVSDFEAKYAENIKVLEFWNKK